Proteins encoded together in one Nyctibius grandis isolate bNycGra1 chromosome 1, bNycGra1.pri, whole genome shotgun sequence window:
- the RAB3GAP2 gene encoding rab3 GTPase-activating protein non-catalytic subunit isoform X4, giving the protein MKILSYSLSAEPMKFPGILVSQNRFCQIISKAKWQCYGNEELSILYPAAIVTIDGFSLFQSLRACRNQVARAAASGNENVQPPPLAYKKWGLQDVDTIVDHASIGIMTLSPFDQMKTASNIGGYNATIKNSPPAMSQYVTVGSNPFTGFFFALEGSSQPLLSHVALAVASKLTSALFNAASGWLGWKSKHEEEPAQKQKPKVEPATPLAVRFGLPDSRRHGERICLSPCNTLAAVTDDFGRVILLDVTRGLAVRMWKGYRDAEVGWIQTVEDLHERETEKMDFSPFGNAQGPSRVAQFLVIYAPRRGILEVWSTQQGPRVGAFNVGKYCRLLYPGYKIMGLNNVTSQGCQPQTYQICLVDPVSGSVKTVHVPFHLALSDKKSERAKDMHLVKKLNALLKAKTSDLDLIEAEAKELILDIKYPATKKQALESILTSERVPLSSLTNITQTLVDNLKKQELECVDEGLLQFCTNKLKLLHLYELVSKLNSQSIQKDTPPSDNDLAKLLRLEEKDFHRLQTLLENYKKENTQTAVQFDDEKDDVLSVKMFLQYLEYEKGVINVNNMEDGEYVALGSFFFWKCLCGESSTEEMCHALESAGFSPQILLSLLLNLWLSKEKNILDKPDSVSCLHTMLSLLSKMKVAINESWDTQSVSPWWQQMRTACVQSENNAAALLSAHIGHSVTAQIIDSVTEKKFSQIIVGSDTESWEALSLDTEYWKLLLKQLEDCLILQTLLHSKVSKRTKRVSSLQTEPLSRLSVKKLLEAGKGGIADTVAKWVFKQGFSPLVLNLAQHRNNTDSTEESVEMHTNIFLEEPEVDAGLETILELLQLAYQQFPCSLEVDVLHAHCCWEYVVQWNKDPEEACFLIRSIDHLRCIVNAHVQHGIALMMWSTFIVKRLSSATYLMDKVGKAPKDRLCRRDVGMGDTAMTAFLGCCSDLLQTLLEADVSSDEMQAPVLDSEDAWVSVEGPVSIVELALEQKRIHYPLVEHQFVLCTILYAIMRFSLKSVKPLSLFDSKGKNAFFKDLTSIQLLPSGDMDPNVLSMRQQFLAKVVSAAVQTLCSPQKAKEISEEELFPFEKGKNWPALAADLAQYLQISKDVVNRHYVCELYSYGMDHLGEEAFLQVTDKEVLASQLLILAGQRLAFALLHTQTKEGMELLTRLPPTLCTWLKAMDPQELQSVEVPIATTAKLINKVIEHLPENHGQYSLALNLIEAVEAVSS; this is encoded by the exons CTGCAGCATCTGGCAATGAGAATGTTCAGCCTCCACCATTAGCTTATAAGAAATGGGGTTTGCAAGATGTGGATACGATTGTTGACCATGCTAGTATTG gCATCATGACACTGTCTCCTTTTGATCAAATGAAGACTGCCTCCAATATAGGTGGATATAATGCAACTATAAAAAACAGCCCACCTGCTATGTCTCAGTATGTTACTGTTGGATCCAATCCTTTCACTGGTTTCTTTTTTGCCCTCGAG GGTAGCTCGCAGCCACTGTTGTCTCACGTTGCCTTAGCAGTTGCAAGTAAACTGACTTCAGCATTATTCAATGCTGCCAG TGGCTGGCTTGGTTGGAAGAGTAAACATGAAGAAGAACCTGCCcaaaaacagaaaccaaaagtTGAACCTGCAACCCCATTGGCAGTGAG gtttggaCTTCCAGATTCCCGTCGCCATGGTGAAAGAATTTGTCTTTCTCCATGTAACACTTTGGCAGCAGTAACAGATGATTTTGGAAGGGTTATTTTACTGGATGTTACAAGAGGACTTGCAGTTCGCATGTGGAAAG GATACCGTGATGCAGAAGTTGGCTGGATACAGACTGTAGAGGACCTTCATGAGAGGGAAACTGAGAAGatggatttttctccttttggaaATGCACAAGGTCCAAGCAGAGTGGCTCAGTTCCTTGTGATCTATGCTCCAAGGAGAGGCATTCTGGAAGTATGGAGCACGCAACAAGGGCCTCGGGTTGGAGCCTTTAATGTGGGGAAATATTGTAG ATTGTTGTATCCTGGTTATAAAATAATGGGTCTAAACAATGTGACCAGTCAGGGATGTCAGCCCCAGACTTATCAGATATGCCTTGTTGATCCAGTCTCTGGAAGTGTAAAAACTGTCCACGTACCTTTCCATTTAGCACTGAG TGATAAAAAGAGTGAGCGAGCAAAGGATATGCATCTAGTGAAGAAGTTAAATGCTTTACTCAAAGCTAAAACCTCAGATCTGG ATTTGATTGAAGCTGAAGCAAAGGAATTAATACTTGATATCAAATACCCTGCTACAAAGAAACAG GCTCTGGAAAGTATATTGACAAGTGAACGTGTGCCACTTTCATCTCTCACAAACATCACTCAGACATTAgtggataatttaaaaaaacagg AGCTTGAGTGCGTGGATGAAGGACTACTGCAGTTCTGCACAAACAAGTTAAAGCTGTTACATCTTTATGAACTAGTTAGCAAACTAAATTCCCAAAGCATACAGAAAGACACTCCACCCTCAGATAAT GACTTGGCTAAACTGCTTCggctggaagaaaaagattttcataGGCTCCAAACTTTACTGGAGaactacaagaaagaaaacacccaAACTGCTGTTCAGTTTGATGATGAGAAGGATGATGTATTGTCTGTGAAAATGTTCTTACAGTACTTGGAATATGAAAAGGGTGTGATTAATGTGAACAATATGGAAGATGGAGAATATGTGGCTTTAG gcagctttttcttctggaagtgTTTGTGTGGAGAGAGTTCCACAGAGGAAATGTGTCATGCATTGGAATCAGCAGGTTTTAGCCCTCAGATCTTGTTG TCACTCCTTCTCAATTTATggctttccaaggaaaaaaatattctagacAAACCAGATTCTGTCAGTTGCCTTCACACTATGCTGTCACTTCTGAGCAAAATGAAAG TTGCTATAAATGAGTCATGGGACACTCAGTCGGTTTCCCCCTGGTGGCAGCAAATGCGGACAGCTTGTGTTCAGTCTGAGAATAATGCAGCTGCCTTGTTATCTGCTCACATTGGACATTCTGTAACTGCACAGATAATTGACAGTGTGACAGAGAAAAAG TTTTCCCAAATAATTGTAGGTTCGGACACGGAATCCTGGGAAGCACTTTCCCTTGATACTGAATATTGGAAACTTTTGCTGAAACAGTTAGAGGATTGTCTGATACTTCAAACACTACTGCATAGCAAAGTGagcaaaaggacaaaaagagTTTCCTCACTCCAGACTGAGCCTTTGAGCAggctttctgtaaagaaattgcTTGAAGCTGGaaaag GAGGTATTGCTGACACTGTAGCAAAGTGGGTTTTTAAGCAAGGCTTCAGTCCTCTTGTACTGAATTTGGCCCAACACAGAAACAATACAGATAGTACTGAAGAATCTGTAGAAATGCATACTAATATCTTTCTTGAGGAACCAGAAGTAGATGCAGGCTTGGAAACAATCCTAG agcTGCTGCAACTAGCATATCAGCAATTTCCATGTAGTCTTGAAGTGGATGTACTCCATGCACATTGCTGTTGGGAATATGTAGTGCAGTGGAATAAGGACCCAGAG GAAGCATGTTTTCTCATTAGGTCTATAGATCATCTAAGATGCATCGTTAATGCTCACGTTCAGCACG GTATCGCTCTGATGATGTGGAGTACATTCATAGTAAAAAGGCTTTCTTCTGCTACGTACCTAATGGACAAG gttgGAAAAGCTCCAAAGGACAGATTATGCAGACGG GACGTAGGAATGGGTGACACAGCAATGACAGCTTTTCTTGGCTGCTGTTCAGATCTTCTGCAAACATTGCTAGAg GCTGACGTTAGCAGCGATGAAATGCAGGCTCCTGTCTTAGATTCGGAAGATGCTTGGGTGTCGGTGGAAGGACCAGTGTCAATAGTGGAACTAGCCCTTGAGCAGAAACGCATTCACTACCCACTTGTTGAACACCAGTTTGTGTTATGTACTATCTTGTACGCCATCATGAGGTTTTCTCTGAAGAGTGTGAAGCCTCTTTCACTGTTTGATAGCAAG ggcaaaaatgcatttttcaaagaCCTTACTTCAATTCAGCTGCTGCCTAGTGGGGATATGGATCCAAATGTGTTATCCATGCGACAACAG TTCTTGGCCAAAGTTGTGAGTGCAGCGGTTCAAACACTATGTTCACCACAAAAGGCCAAAGAAATCTCAGAAGAGGAgttgtttccttttgaaaaggGGAAGAATTGGCCAGCTTTGGCTGCAGACCTGGCTCAGTATCTTCAAATTTCCAAGGATGTGGTCAACAGGCATTACGTCTGTGAGCTGTATAGTTATGGGATGGATCATCTTGGTGAGGAG gccTTTCTTCAGGTGACTGACAAAGAAGTGCTTGCATCACAGCTGCTCATACTGGCTGGACAGAGGCTGGCCTTTGCTTTACTTCATACGCAGACAAAGGAGGGTATGGAACTCCTCACTAGGCTTCCCCCCACACTATGTACTTGGCTCAAAGCTATG GACCCCCAGGAACTTCAAAGTGTCGAAGTGCCAATTGCAACAACAGCTAAACTAATTAACAAAGTCATAGAGCACTTACCGGAGAATCATGGGCAGTACAGCCTTGCCTTGAACCTGATAGAGGCTGTGGAAGCCGTCTCATCGTGA